GCCAACGCGGTCGCTGGGTGCTCACCCCGTAGGCCCTGCAGCATAGAGCGGGCCCCTATCGAAGAATCGGTCGGCGGCCGAGGGATGCTTGGAAGCGGACGAGGTACCCGTCGGGGTCGGTGACGAGGAACTGGCGGACTCCGGCTTCGCCGAGTTCTCCGATGCGGTACCACTTCGTCTCGGGTGGCATGAACAGCGGGTGGCCGGCGTCGCTCAATGCCGCGAGAATCGGGTCGAGGCTCGGGACACTGATCTGGAAGTTGATTCCGCGTCCGAGTGGTGGCTCCAGCGGCGCGGTGAGCCAGTTCCGGCCGATGCCGCGTTGCTCGAGCATGATGTGCGCGGAGTCCAGCGAGACGTGGGCGAAGCCCTCTTCGGGCCGCTGGTAGTCGATATCGAACCCGCAGATCCCGCACCAGAACTCGATGCTGTTCAGAATGTCGCTGACCAGTAGCTCGGGGACGAGTGCGGGGCCGGACGCGGGAGAGCTCATCCCTTCATCGTGACAGGCTGTCGACCCGGTGCAGCCGAAGGGTGATCGCTCGGAGGGCGACACACCCCGCAACGGCGAGGACGAAGTGCGGCACGGCGAGCAGCCACCACCAGGGAACGGCGACCAGGGCGAGCGCGACGACGCCGAGCGACAGCGCACCCACCGCATCGGCTCCGAGCGAGGGACGAAGCTGTCCGCGTCGTTCGCCGGGGAGGCCGAAGCGGCCGCAACGCCGGTCACCTTCGCCGAGGGGGTTCGCCCTTCGTTGCGCGGCACGCCGATCGTGTCGGGTCGCCTTCACGCAGCCGAGCGATTCGACTACCCTGGGTGCGATCTTCGACAGCGGAGCAGGGAGAGGGTTGTGCCAGCTGAGGCGGGAGCCGCCGGGGTGAACGCGCCGGTGGGGGTGGATCCGGGCCGGGCCAGCATCGCGCGGATGTACGACTACGTGCTCGGCGGGAAGGACCACTACCAGGTCGACCGGGACGAGCTCGAGCGGCTGAAAAGGGTGATGCCCGAGGTCGCGGACCTCGCCCTGGAGAACCGCCGGTACCTGATCCGGGTCTGCCGGTTCCTCGCCGAACGAGCGGGGATCGACCAGTACCTCGACTGCGGCTCGGGCCTGCCGACCACGGAGAACGTCCACCAGGTGGTGCAGCGCGCCGAAGGGCTCGCCAAGGTCGTCTACGTCGACAACGACCCCGTCGTGGTCGCGCACGGCCGGGCGCTCCTGGAGGAGAACGACCGGACCCGGTTCATCGCCGGCGACATCTTCGAACCCAAGTCGATCCTCGACCACGACACGGTCCGGCAGCACCTCGACTGGTCGCGGCCGATCGCGCTGATGTTCGTCGCCACGCTGCACCACCACAAGGGCGACCGGAACCGTCCGGCCGAGATCATGCGCGAGTACGTCGACGCGCTGCCCTCAGGGTCCTACGTCGCCCTCTCGCACCTGTTCGACCCGGGTGAAGGCGGAGACCACGAAACGATGGCGGCCTTCCAGGAGGCCATCGCCAAGGGGTCGCTCGGC
This genomic window from Amycolatopsis mongoliensis contains:
- a CDS encoding SAM-dependent methyltransferase — its product is MPAEAGAAGVNAPVGVDPGRASIARMYDYVLGGKDHYQVDRDELERLKRVMPEVADLALENRRYLIRVCRFLAERAGIDQYLDCGSGLPTTENVHQVVQRAEGLAKVVYVDNDPVVVAHGRALLEENDRTRFIAGDIFEPKSILDHDTVRQHLDWSRPIALMFVATLHHHKGDRNRPAEIMREYVDALPSGSYVALSHLFDPGEGGDHETMAAFQEAIAKGSLGGATARTESEIRDLLPGLELVDPGIVLLANWWSDGPNLQPLNTAQRLIAGAVARKP
- a CDS encoding bleomycin resistance protein: MSSPASGPALVPELLVSDILNSIEFWCGICGFDIDYQRPEEGFAHVSLDSAHIMLEQRGIGRNWLTAPLEPPLGRGINFQISVPSLDPILAALSDAGHPLFMPPETKWYRIGELGEAGVRQFLVTDPDGYLVRFQASLGRRPILR